DNA from Gavia stellata isolate bGavSte3 chromosome 16, bGavSte3.hap2, whole genome shotgun sequence:
GGGCTCTCCCTGGAGAGAGCAGCGGGGTGCTCAGAGTGATGGGGGGCAGTTCTGGGTatgggagggatggagggggtTGCCCCATcacccctctgcctcccccttGCAGGATGGACCTCCCTGACCCCGCAGGTCCCGCCGCCCTCCCCAAGCACATCCTGGACATCTGGGTCATCGTCTTGATCATCCTGGCCACTATCCTCATCATGACGGCCCT
Protein-coding regions in this window:
- the SMIM3 gene encoding small integral membrane protein 3, which encodes MDLPDPAGPAALPKHILDIWVIVLIILATILIMTALVLCPATAVIIYRVRTHPTRNGIV